A window from Leptothermofonsia sichuanensis E412 encodes these proteins:
- a CDS encoding potassium channel family protein, with translation MSSDKLSPVPLRLEQRRRIQQELTGGFISLIGVFWIGTVWYHLVEGWRWVDAAYMTMITLATVGFLEVDILGDRGRLFTMSLILMGLISIGYMANRFTEALIQGYFQEGLRLRQFQRLMKSLSGHYIICGFGRMGRQIALEFQAEGVNFVVADSHPEPVQIAGELGFKAFQGDATLDETLLKLGIERATCIIAALPSDAENLYTVLSAKTLNPNIRAIARASNEEAQQKLQRAGADAVISPYITGGKRMAAAALRPQVMDFVEGILTGTDRTFYMEEFRLDASACVHVGETLRDARLRSQSGALILAIRRIDGTLISGPNADTVLMDGDQLICMGTEEQLRRLNQILSPLQPKPMRLPRQSG, from the coding sequence GTGAGTAGCGATAAATTATCCCCTGTTCCATTGAGGCTTGAGCAGCGCCGGCGAATCCAGCAGGAGTTGACGGGCGGGTTTATTTCACTGATTGGTGTGTTTTGGATCGGAACAGTCTGGTATCACCTGGTGGAAGGCTGGCGCTGGGTGGATGCCGCTTATATGACCATGATTACTCTGGCAACCGTGGGTTTTCTGGAGGTAGATATACTGGGCGATCGCGGTCGGCTATTCACCATGAGTCTCATCTTGATGGGACTGATCAGTATTGGCTACATGGCGAACCGATTTACAGAAGCCCTGATTCAGGGATACTTTCAAGAAGGATTGCGGCTGCGTCAATTTCAACGACTAATGAAATCTCTTTCTGGTCACTACATCATTTGCGGATTCGGTCGTATGGGACGCCAGATTGCCCTTGAATTTCAGGCAGAAGGGGTAAACTTTGTGGTTGCCGACTCCCATCCTGAGCCAGTTCAAATTGCAGGTGAGCTTGGCTTTAAGGCATTTCAGGGAGATGCAACGTTGGATGAAACATTGCTCAAGCTTGGGATAGAACGGGCAACCTGCATCATTGCAGCCTTACCCTCTGATGCTGAAAATCTTTACACGGTGCTCTCTGCAAAAACACTGAATCCCAACATTCGGGCGATCGCCCGTGCCAGCAATGAGGAAGCCCAACAGAAACTCCAGCGTGCCGGGGCAGATGCAGTCATTTCTCCTTACATTACAGGTGGCAAGCGCATGGCTGCTGCTGCCCTCCGTCCCCAGGTGATGGACTTTGTAGAGGGCATCCTGACTGGAACTGACCGCACTTTTTATATGGAAGAGTTCCGGCTGGATGCCAGTGCCTGTGTTCATGTGGGAGAAACTCTTCGAGATGCCAGGTTGCGATCGCAGTCTGGTGCATTAATTCTGGCAATCCGCCGCATTGATGGGACGCTGATCAGTGGTCCCAACGCCGACACAGTATTAATGGACGGCGATCAACTCATCTGTATGGGCACCGAAGAACAATTGCGTCGGTTGAATCAGATCCTCAGCCCCCTGCAACCCAAGCCAATGCGACTGCCCAGGCAATCAGGGTGA
- the psbA gene encoding photosystem II q(b) protein, with product MTTTLQRRESGSTWDRFCEWVTSTDNRVYVGWFGVIMVPTLLTATICFIIGFIAAPPVDIDGIREPVSGSLLYGNNIISGAIVPSSNAIGLHLYPIWEAASLDEWLYNGGPYQLIVLHFLIGIFCWMGRQWELSYRLGMRPWICVAYSAPVSAATAVFLIYPIGQGSFSDGMPLGISGTFNFMFVFQAEHNILMHPFHMLGVAGVFGGSLFSAMHGSLVTSSLVRETTENESQNYGYRFGQEEETYNIVAAHGYFGRLIFQYASFNNSRALHFFLGAWPVVCIWFTALGISTMAFNLNGFNFNQSVLDSQGRVVNTWADVLNRSNLGMEVMHERNAHNFPLDLASGEATPVALQAPAING from the coding sequence ATGACTACAACCCTTCAAAGACGCGAAAGCGGCAGTACATGGGATCGGTTTTGTGAGTGGGTCACCAGCACCGACAACCGCGTTTATGTGGGCTGGTTCGGTGTCATCATGGTTCCCACCCTGCTGACTGCCACCATCTGCTTCATTATCGGTTTCATCGCAGCTCCCCCTGTGGACATCGATGGTATCCGTGAGCCTGTTTCTGGCTCTCTGCTGTATGGCAACAACATCATCTCCGGTGCGATCGTTCCTTCTTCTAATGCGATCGGTCTGCACCTGTATCCCATCTGGGAAGCGGCTTCTCTGGATGAATGGCTGTACAACGGTGGTCCTTACCAGTTGATTGTGCTCCATTTCCTGATCGGCATTTTCTGCTGGATGGGTCGTCAGTGGGAACTCAGCTACCGCCTCGGTATGCGCCCCTGGATCTGTGTTGCTTACAGTGCTCCCGTGTCTGCTGCAACGGCTGTGTTCCTGATCTACCCCATCGGACAGGGTTCTTTCTCTGATGGTATGCCCCTCGGCATTTCAGGAACCTTCAACTTCATGTTTGTGTTCCAGGCTGAGCACAACATCCTGATGCACCCCTTCCACATGCTGGGAGTTGCTGGTGTGTTTGGTGGCAGCCTGTTCTCTGCGATGCACGGTTCTCTGGTGACTTCCTCTCTGGTGCGTGAAACCACCGAGAATGAGTCTCAGAACTATGGCTATCGGTTTGGACAGGAAGAGGAAACCTACAACATTGTGGCTGCTCACGGCTACTTTGGTCGTCTTATCTTCCAATATGCTTCCTTTAACAACAGCCGTGCCCTGCACTTCTTCCTGGGTGCCTGGCCTGTAGTTTGCATCTGGTTTACTGCTCTGGGCATCAGCACGATGGCGTTTAACCTGAACGGGTTCAACTTCAACCAGTCTGTGCTGGATTCTCAGGGACGGGTCGTCAATACCTGGGCTGATGTGCTGAACCGCTCTAACCTGGGTATGGAAGTGATGCACGAGCGGAATGCTCACAACTTCCCCCTTGACCTGGCCAGCGGCGAAGCTACCCCCGTTGCTCTGCAAGCTCCTGCAATCAACGGTTAA
- a CDS encoding two-partner secretion domain-containing protein, giving the protein MLKSRVYPSLLLVTISLSAALSAQAQIVPASADSTNTLVNQTGNTFFITGGTQTGANLFHSFQQLGLTQGQIAHFLSPPSIQTILGRVVGGEASVIDGLIRVTGSQANLFLMNPAGIVFGQNARLDVPGSFTATTASAIGIGNGWFNAVGSNDYAALVGTPDHFAMTAPQSGAIINMGNLAPGQGQSLTLVGGTVINTGTLSAPGGTVVVATVPGEALVRISQEGSLLSLELPVTSRMAPNPLPFSPQTLPQLLTGHGLGNATGVTVEDGVVSLTGAGIRVENGDVVTKGITAQTASLSSSNNLTLVESQVQTTFDLNLLAANTVWGRDSATGAIALQAGRNLTIQGDQAVDIFALNHPESRLISGNNMVLRSASTIQGDAHYMTGGDLRFEQLNGNAGSVSSSYDPIVLAVGDVTLGDYTGASLHVLAGGRVTMGNVYITSGGTGTTTINPDNFTSYNGNPANTFATLAAIVRSDRTPLYVNITPTLDGTNTIQRVPQPTDQLIIDGRNATLDVRAGINWSALGGLPAEIVIPPGSVTPVSTSTAAPVSSDITISSIQIGNTSPSQSGTVLLTNQYYPNTALTGGAIQVTGEVPGGVIGNPSILCQICSNLPPAGQLGAIVIDSRSTIALGNVQDFTGVNVDLRAVSDLTTGRLRVSGTGSGSSSIPIRTSVILNSTTGNIQVSSIDAGANGIDIRAAGLFQATSVFDATFLFNAQPGPIVPSSPGTPLGNFLVSRGISTPPDRTILIFDNSLGQNVGLLARTSTSGLTPITIQSGDGSRLLINESFPAGAGINFVVVRGGDAAFYSGPQVAGRLVPGNDPYVSKVPPSPREGGIYEAITPANFPFETEGLVYVNEQYSALIFGSPGFPADASGIAGAITFSGIDATLYGVIQNRAFPAIINPNGGVTERGDTGGGVTGGSGIPLGGIESSSIPLDRIEGETIVGRADGQNIQRQLTNQRQDSACNPSATGVINPNNSVTRSEGNVLGTGSIAFPCAPAEDNAQILKILNEPSSR; this is encoded by the coding sequence ATGCTGAAGTCGCGAGTTTATCCCTCTCTGCTTCTGGTAACGATTTCCCTCTCTGCTGCCCTTTCTGCTCAGGCACAAATCGTTCCAGCATCTGCTGACTCTACCAATACCCTGGTAAACCAGACAGGTAACACCTTTTTCATTACTGGCGGCACCCAAACTGGTGCAAACCTGTTTCATAGCTTTCAACAATTGGGATTGACCCAGGGACAAATTGCCCACTTTCTTTCCCCTCCATCTATCCAAACCATTTTGGGTCGGGTCGTTGGTGGGGAAGCATCGGTGATTGATGGGCTAATCCGGGTAACGGGCAGTCAGGCCAATCTGTTTTTGATGAATCCTGCTGGGATTGTGTTTGGGCAAAATGCCCGACTGGATGTACCTGGCTCGTTTACAGCAACAACTGCCAGTGCGATCGGGATAGGCAATGGTTGGTTTAATGCAGTGGGGAGTAATGACTATGCGGCGCTGGTTGGTACTCCTGACCACTTTGCCATGACTGCGCCCCAATCGGGGGCGATTATCAATATGGGCAATCTCGCTCCAGGACAGGGGCAAAGTTTAACCCTGGTGGGCGGTACAGTGATCAACACAGGTACCCTCTCTGCTCCCGGTGGAACCGTTGTGGTTGCTACCGTACCAGGGGAAGCGCTGGTACGCATCAGCCAGGAGGGGAGCTTATTGAGTCTGGAACTCCCAGTAACGAGCAGGATGGCACCGAACCCACTGCCATTTAGCCCCCAGACCTTACCCCAACTGTTAACAGGGCATGGGTTGGGGAATGCAACAGGTGTGACGGTTGAAGACGGCGTCGTGTCACTAACGGGTGCGGGCATCCGGGTCGAAAATGGGGATGTGGTCACGAAAGGGATAACGGCTCAAACAGCCTCCCTCTCCTCCAGCAACAATCTGACTCTGGTCGAAAGTCAGGTACAAACTACATTCGATCTCAATCTGCTGGCAGCCAACACTGTATGGGGGCGGGATTCGGCAACGGGGGCGATCGCACTTCAGGCAGGCAGAAATTTAACCATTCAGGGTGATCAGGCTGTGGATATTTTTGCCCTGAATCATCCTGAGAGCCGATTGATCTCAGGAAACAATATGGTATTGCGTTCTGCCAGCACGATTCAGGGAGATGCTCACTACATGACAGGGGGCGATCTCCGGTTTGAGCAGTTGAATGGAAATGCAGGCAGTGTCTCCAGCTCTTATGACCCAATCGTTCTAGCGGTTGGGGATGTGACCTTAGGGGACTATACAGGGGCTTCTCTGCATGTTCTGGCAGGGGGCAGGGTGACAATGGGAAACGTCTACATTACAAGTGGTGGAACCGGGACAACTACAATCAATCCAGACAACTTCACTTCCTACAATGGCAATCCGGCAAATACCTTTGCAACCCTGGCGGCGATCGTCCGCTCGGATAGAACACCTCTGTACGTCAACATAACCCCGACCTTAGATGGAACAAATACGATTCAGCGAGTTCCGCAGCCCACCGATCAACTGATCATTGACGGACGTAATGCCACTCTAGATGTGCGGGCGGGCATCAATTGGAGTGCATTAGGCGGGTTGCCTGCAGAAATTGTGATTCCACCGGGTTCGGTTACGCCTGTTTCCACATCGACTGCCGCCCCCGTAAGCAGTGATATCACAATCAGCAGTATTCAGATCGGCAATACAAGTCCCAGTCAATCGGGAACTGTTTTATTAACCAACCAGTATTACCCCAACACAGCCCTGACAGGAGGGGCTATCCAGGTGACTGGCGAAGTGCCCGGTGGTGTTATTGGCAATCCCAGTATTCTGTGTCAGATATGTTCTAACCTGCCACCTGCAGGTCAATTGGGAGCAATTGTGATTGATTCCCGTTCCACGATCGCTCTGGGCAACGTTCAGGATTTCACCGGGGTGAATGTTGACTTGAGGGCAGTCAGTGACCTCACAACGGGACGGCTGCGCGTGTCAGGTACAGGTAGTGGAAGCTCTTCAATCCCCATTCGAACTTCTGTTATCCTCAACTCCACTACTGGCAATATCCAGGTCAGTAGTATTGATGCGGGGGCGAATGGCATAGATATCAGAGCTGCTGGATTATTTCAAGCAACCAGCGTATTTGATGCGACCTTTCTCTTCAACGCCCAACCAGGTCCGATCGTGCCATCCAGTCCCGGAACGCCCCTGGGAAATTTTCTGGTGAGCAGAGGAATCAGCACCCCACCCGATCGGACGATACTCATTTTTGATAACTCCCTCGGTCAAAATGTAGGGCTACTGGCAAGAACCAGCACAAGTGGGCTAACACCCATCACAATTCAGTCTGGAGATGGTTCTCGGCTGCTGATTAACGAATCTTTTCCAGCAGGAGCGGGTATTAATTTCGTTGTGGTGCGTGGGGGAGATGCAGCATTTTATAGCGGTCCTCAGGTGGCAGGACGCCTTGTTCCAGGTAACGATCCCTATGTCAGCAAAGTCCCCCCATCTCCCAGGGAGGGCGGCATTTACGAAGCCATTACACCCGCTAACTTTCCCTTTGAAACTGAAGGACTGGTTTATGTGAATGAGCAGTATTCTGCCCTAATCTTTGGTTCACCTGGTTTTCCAGCAGATGCCAGCGGCATTGCCGGTGCAATTACATTCTCTGGAATTGATGCTACTCTTTATGGGGTTATCCAGAATCGAGCATTTCCAGCAATCATCAACCCCAATGGCGGTGTGACAGAGAGAGGCGACACAGGTGGCGGTGTGACAGGAGGTAGCGGCATACCTCTGGGTGGGATAGAGAGTAGCAGCATACCTCTGGATAGGATAGAGGGTGAAACCATTGTTGGTAGAGCGGATGGGCAAAATATCCAGCGTCAATTGACGAATCAGCGCCAGGACTCTGCCTGTAACCCATCAGCTACAGGAGTCATTAACCCCAATAACTCAGTAACCCGTTCGGAAGGTAATGTTTTGGGGACAGGGAGTATTGCCTTTCCTTGTGCCCCTGCAGAAGACAACGCGCAGATACTGAAAATCTTAAATGAACCTTCCAGCCGATGA
- a CDS encoding helix-turn-helix domain-containing protein, which yields MPQKRYIVALSCEERETLESLTTTGKTSVYKLNHARILLKADINQEGGGWRDQDISDALDISVSTIERVRQRFVAQSLEAALGRQTPSRTKPRLLDGEQEAHLIALACAETPEGQGKWSVRLLADQLVELGYVESISHETVRQTLKKTNSNPGCRNAG from the coding sequence ATGCCCCAAAAGAGATACATCGTAGCCCTTAGCTGTGAAGAGCGGGAGACTTTAGAAAGTCTGACAACAACCGGAAAAACATCCGTTTATAAACTCAATCATGCTCGAATTTTGCTGAAAGCTGACATCAACCAGGAAGGCGGCGGTTGGCGGGATCAAGATATCAGTGATGCACTCGATATTAGCGTATCTACGATTGAACGAGTCCGGCAACGCTTTGTTGCACAGAGTTTAGAGGCTGCCTTAGGGCGTCAAACTCCAAGTCGAACCAAGCCCCGCTTACTCGATGGCGAACAAGAAGCGCATTTGATTGCGCTGGCGTGTGCCGAGACTCCTGAAGGACAAGGGAAATGGAGCGTTCGCCTGTTAGCAGACCAACTGGTTGAGTTGGGATATGTAGAGAGCATTTCGCATGAAACCGTGCGGCAAACGCTGAAAAAAACGAACTCAAACCCTGGTTGCAGGAATGCTGGGTAA
- a CDS encoding transposase: MEDVLSVYTRPYDPRYPVVCFDETSKQLVLETQVPLPPQPGQPKRYDYEYERNGVCNLFMISEPLAGWRHVEVTERRTKQDYAKQMKYLVAKYRTKV; the protein is encoded by the coding sequence ATGGAAGATGTTTTGAGCGTTTATACACGCCCTTATGACCCGCGCTACCCGGTCGTTTGTTTCGATGAAACCAGCAAACAATTAGTCCTCGAAACGCAAGTTCCCCTCCCCCCCCAACCCGGTCAACCGAAGCGCTATGACTATGAATATGAACGCAATGGGGTCTGTAATCTCTTCATGATTTCTGAACCCTTAGCTGGATGGCGGCATGTAGAAGTCACTGAACGGCGCACCAAACAAGACTATGCCAAACAAATGAAATATCTGGTGGCTAAGTACAGGACAAAAGTTTGA
- a CDS encoding IS4 family transposase has protein sequence MQQITEFRQVLQPLLGWHGARLAFVAQFLIALLRTRTVNLSELAASFCGSAQIPSNYKRLQRFFSDFDLDYAAIARAVVCLMGIPQPWVLAIDRTEWSFGGSVFNILTLGICHQGISFPVVFLMLDNRGNSNTQERIDLLNEFFTIFGEDVRLRCLTSDREFVGREWIGYLLEDEPIPFRGRIRETETLSDGSKALNGRVLFADLKAGETKILRKRRQVWGHWVYVVGLRLDTQELLILVTNHSPHSALKDYALRWNLETLFGAFKTRGFCLEATHFIDDYRVRKLFALLTLALCWVMRTGVWRQAHKTIQLKSHGRKAQSLFRYGLDYLHNLLVNLDHKLDEFLDNLKLLSCT, from the coding sequence ATGCAACAGATTACCGAATTTCGCCAAGTTTTGCAGCCCCTCCTCGGTTGGCATGGTGCGCGGCTGGCATTTGTGGCTCAATTTCTGATCGCCCTGCTACGAACCCGTACGGTGAATCTGAGCGAATTGGCTGCTAGCTTTTGTGGTTCCGCCCAAATTCCGTCGAACTACAAGCGTCTCCAGCGCTTCTTTAGCGACTTTGATCTCGATTATGCGGCGATTGCCCGTGCCGTGGTCTGCCTGATGGGGATCCCGCAGCCTTGGGTGCTCGCCATAGACCGCACCGAATGGAGCTTTGGCGGTAGCGTTTTCAACATTCTCACCCTGGGCATTTGCCATCAGGGTATTTCCTTTCCGGTGGTGTTTCTGATGCTGGACAACCGCGGCAATTCCAACACCCAAGAGCGCATCGATTTGCTCAACGAATTCTTCACGATTTTTGGCGAGGATGTCCGCCTGCGGTGCCTGACGAGCGACCGCGAATTTGTTGGGCGGGAGTGGATTGGCTATTTGCTCGAAGATGAGCCAATCCCGTTTCGGGGGCGGATTCGCGAAACTGAAACGCTCAGTGATGGCAGCAAAGCCCTGAATGGCCGCGTCCTCTTTGCCGATCTCAAAGCGGGTGAAACCAAGATTTTACGCAAACGCCGTCAAGTGTGGGGACATTGGGTGTATGTCGTTGGTCTGCGGCTTGACACCCAGGAATTACTGATTTTGGTCACCAACCATTCACCCCATTCAGCCCTCAAAGATTACGCCCTGCGGTGGAATTTAGAAACCCTGTTCGGTGCGTTCAAAACTCGGGGCTTCTGCCTCGAAGCGACCCATTTTATTGATGACTACCGAGTCCGCAAGCTCTTTGCGCTCCTCACATTGGCGTTATGTTGGGTGATGCGAACGGGGGTGTGGCGGCAGGCGCACAAAACGATTCAACTCAAGTCCCATGGGCGCAAAGCCCAGAGTCTATTCCGATATGGCTTAGATTACTTGCACAACCTACTCGTTAATCTTGACCATAAATTAGATGAGTTCTTGGACAATCTCAAACTTTTGTCCTGTACTTAG
- the tnpC gene encoding IS66 family transposase produces MKELPDLKQLTDSDKDRLIQTLWDELQKLQQKKPKKTSKNSSLPPAQGFKAAVSEPSGSQEINRSASVGRCGGGRKLTPNPDQIIRAEVNRCKTCGVSLSGTLQQLLQRYEKVEIPPIRPVVTQVERYGCTCPGCGEVQLAPVPVGLEPGSPFGDGVAALVTTLRYGHAISYARLSQLMSEVFNLAISEGALASLFQRVKTQLDPSIAAIVQRLRSSRLVGSDETSARLRGKTVWEWVFQNAQVCLHVIRPSRGAEVIEHVMAGHRPEIWVSDLFSAQKKHPASDWQVCLAHQLRDCQYGIDAGDTIFSPRMKRLVLRACAWHRRWEQLSASTQYQYRCRINRELDQALALCPTQADGIRLQTRYRNLREHLFLFLADTTIAPTNNASEQALRMSVIFRKVTNGFRSEWGKDLFADIRSVVNTGKRQGLSAFESISAALNPHQSLFPLS; encoded by the coding sequence ATGAAAGAGCTTCCAGACCTCAAGCAACTCACAGACTCTGATAAGGACAGGCTGATCCAGACACTGTGGGATGAGCTGCAAAAGTTGCAACAAAAGAAGCCGAAAAAGACATCCAAGAATTCCAGTTTACCCCCTGCTCAAGGATTCAAAGCAGCAGTTAGCGAGCCTTCTGGCTCCCAAGAGATAAATCGAAGTGCGAGTGTGGGACGCTGTGGTGGTGGGCGTAAGCTGACTCCGAATCCCGACCAAATTATCCGCGCCGAAGTGAACAGGTGCAAAACTTGTGGTGTGAGTCTGTCTGGAACCCTTCAGCAATTGCTGCAACGCTATGAAAAAGTGGAGATTCCACCGATTCGCCCGGTTGTGACTCAAGTGGAACGGTATGGTTGCACCTGTCCGGGTTGTGGAGAAGTTCAATTGGCTCCAGTTCCGGTGGGACTAGAACCCGGCAGTCCCTTCGGCGATGGGGTGGCGGCCTTAGTCACGACGTTGCGCTACGGTCATGCAATCAGCTATGCGCGGCTGAGTCAACTGATGTCGGAGGTGTTCAATTTAGCGATTTCCGAAGGTGCTTTGGCAAGTCTCTTTCAACGAGTCAAAACGCAATTAGACCCATCGATTGCGGCGATTGTGCAGCGCTTACGCAGTTCCCGACTGGTCGGCAGCGATGAAACCAGTGCGCGGCTGAGAGGCAAGACGGTATGGGAATGGGTGTTTCAAAATGCTCAAGTCTGCTTGCATGTGATTCGCCCGTCCCGTGGGGCAGAGGTGATTGAGCACGTGATGGCAGGGCATCGTCCTGAGATTTGGGTGTCGGATTTGTTCAGCGCTCAAAAGAAACATCCTGCGTCAGATTGGCAAGTCTGCTTAGCCCATCAGTTGCGCGATTGTCAGTATGGCATTGATGCCGGGGATACGATCTTTTCGCCTCGGATGAAGCGGTTAGTCTTACGCGCTTGTGCTTGGCATCGACGCTGGGAGCAATTGTCTGCTTCGACGCAATATCAATATCGCTGCCGGATCAACCGAGAATTAGACCAAGCACTCGCCCTGTGTCCGACTCAAGCCGATGGCATTCGGCTGCAAACGCGCTACCGAAACTTGCGGGAGCATCTGTTTCTATTTTTGGCAGACACAACGATTGCGCCGACCAATAATGCCAGTGAACAGGCGCTGCGGATGAGTGTGATTTTTCGCAAGGTGACCAATGGGTTTCGCTCCGAGTGGGGCAAAGATTTGTTCGCCGATATTCGTTCTGTGGTGAATACGGGTAAGCGTCAAGGGCTTTCTGCTTTTGAGTCCATTTCTGCGGCCTTAAACCCTCACCAATCCCTATTCCCGCTGAGTTGA
- the cas3 gene encoding type I-D CRISPR-associated helicase Cas3': protein MTSPSNQFFVRKTTNLEHYQGLRKGSAIATRTSQSEVLLTNPDIFHYLHRGAYLLPEDSPDKLWGRIDKDFDLFIFDEFHVFAAPQIASVINSNCSTQRE from the coding sequence CTGACTTCTCCATCTAACCAGTTCTTCGTAAGGAAAACAACAAACCTAGAACATTACCAAGGACTCAGGAAAGGATCTGCGATCGCCACTCGCACCAGCCAATCAGAAGTGCTGTTGACTAACCCTGATATCTTTCATTATCTCCACCGGGGAGCCTATTTACTCCCAGAAGATAGCCCCGATAAACTGTGGGGTCGAATTGACAAGGATTTTGACCTGTTCATTTTTGACGAATTTCATGTATTTGCGGCTCCCCAGATTGCCAGTGTCATTAATAGTAATTGCTCAACTCAGCGGGAATAG
- a CDS encoding IS1 family transposase (programmed frameshift) codes for MVLEPIHCPVCDGIEVIKHGTTPDGKQRYFCQNSGCHRRTFILQYTYQGYLPEVKQQISDMAMNGSGIRDTARVLHISPTTVIEELKKDRQLKAVNELKLAELEPAQSIVKLCQGEDTEAEADEMWSFVQSKAQQRWLWHAIDHHSGKILAYVLATHQDEAFLQLKALLEPFGIMQFYTDGWGTYERQLDPSLHTVGKQNTQKIERKHLTLRTRLKRLARKTICFSKSILMHDIVIGLFINRYEFGFAI; via the exons ATGGTATTAGAACCAATTCACTGCCCTGTGTGTGATGGGATTGAGGTGATCAAACACGGCACAACACCAGACGGCAAACAGCGCTACTTTTGTCAAAACTCAGGATGCCATCGGCGCACCTTTATTTTGCAATACACCTATCAAGGGTATCTGCCTGAAGTCAAGCAACAAATCAGCGATATGGCAATGAATGGGAGTGGGATTCGAGACACTGCCCGTGTCCTTCACATTAGTCCAACGACGGTGATTGAGGAATTA AAAAAAGATCGTCAACTCAAAGCCGTGAATGAACTCAAACTGGCTGAGTTGGAACCCGCTCAAAGCATCGTAAAGCTTTGCCAGGGGGAAGATACAGAGGCAGAAGCCGATGAAATGTGGAGTTTTGTCCAGTCTAAAGCCCAGCAACGTTGGTTATGGCATGCAATTGACCATCACAGTGGAAAAATATTAGCTTATGTGTTGGCGACGCATCAAGATGAAGCATTCCTCCAACTCAAAGCGTTATTAGAACCGTTTGGAATTATGCAGTTTTACACAGATGGTTGGGGAACCTATGAGCGGCAGCTTGACCCAAGTCTTCATACCGTTGGCAAACAGAACACGCAGAAGATTGAGCGTAAGCATTTGACTTTACGCACGCGCTTGAAGCGATTAGCTCGCAAAACTATTTGCTTTTCTAAGTCCATTCTGATGCATGACATTGTGATTGGGCTATTTATTAACCGTTATGAGTTTGGTTTTGCTATCTAA
- the cas3 gene encoding type I-D CRISPR-associated helicase Cas3', which yields MAMTNYPITLKPVYSSPVDGIPEGIQIPEGWRLSWHQAETLKALRDPAVDVVFNVAMTGDGKSLAAYLHLLQGEGSAIGLYPTNELARDQEAQIKDYIAKFKPIHNPRVARLSGAELEIYAESEGLGRVLDLLF from the coding sequence ATGGCGATGACGAACTATCCCATTACGCTCAAGCCAGTTTATTCATCTCCGGTTGATGGCATTCCAGAGGGCATCCAGATACCAGAAGGATGGAGACTTTCCTGGCATCAAGCGGAAACATTGAAGGCACTGCGCGATCCTGCCGTGGATGTAGTATTCAACGTAGCCATGACAGGAGATGGGAAGAGCCTGGCAGCTTATTTGCACCTGTTACAAGGAGAAGGTTCCGCGATTGGGCTGTATCCAACCAATGAATTGGCACGGGATCAGGAAGCTCAAATAAAAGATTACATTGCTAAATTTAAGCCGATCCATAATCCGCGTGTGGCTCGATTGAGCGGTGCAGAATTGGAAATTTATGCCGAAAGTGAAGGACTCGGTCGTGTTCTAGACTTGTTGTTTTAG